One genomic region from Gossypium hirsutum isolate 1008001.06 chromosome D13, Gossypium_hirsutum_v2.1, whole genome shotgun sequence encodes:
- the LOC107920023 gene encoding LOW QUALITY PROTEIN: general negative regulator of transcription subunit 3 (The sequence of the model RefSeq protein was modified relative to this genomic sequence to represent the inferred CDS: inserted 1 base in 1 codon), translated as MGASRKLQGEIDRVLKKVQEGVDVFDSIWNKVYDTDNANQKEKFEADLKKEIKKLQRYRDQIKTWIQSSEIKDKKISASYEQALVDARKQIEREMERFKICEKETKTKAFSKEGLGQQPKTDPKEKAKSETRDWLNNVVGELESQIDSFEAEIEGLSVKKGKTRPPRLTHLETSITRHKAHIMKLELILRLLDNDELSPEQVNDVKDFLDDYVERNQEDFDEFDDVDELYSSLPLDKVESLEDLVAIGPLSKGGPILKTSLAASSQLPQGGSSQEHVEDTASQDGNSDIAKTPPPKSSTINSSAAATPAGSHVTPAPLNLPPHSLSGASSPSVLPDSNSAQGLLESTGTTNPPSPVNLSNATKEEDITNFPGRRPSPSLADAGVRGIGRGLSGQPSSTIPLVSGSVASGNGALGAVPPASDMAKRNILGVDERLGNSSMGQSLTSPISNRMILPQAAKANDGSAPVDSSNPNESAGLPGRAFSPSMVSGMQWRPGSSFQNQNELFRGRTEIAPDIREKFXQRFQQVQQQGHSNLLSSMSPLAGGNHNQFSAQQQSPLMQQFNPQSSCFSIPPGLGHGGQAPGLNSVTSASLQQQPNSIHQQSGQQALATSVPKDADVGVAKVEEQLQSLPDGSSSEAIPTSGLAKNLMNEDDLKAPYAIDSPAAVSGSLTEPARNIRDIDLSPGQPLQYNQSSSGLGVIGRRSVSDLGAIGDSLSGSTNSGGMHDQLYNMQMLEAAYYKIPQPKDSERARSYTPKHPAATPASYPQVQAPIVNNPAFWERISMDGYGTGTDTLFVAFYYQQNTYQQYLAAKELKKQSWRYHRKYNTWFQRHEEPKIATDEFEQGTYVYFDFHVANDDHQHGWCQRIKTEFIFEYNYLEDELIV; from the exons ATGGGAGCGAGTCGCAAGCTACAAGGAGAGATCGATCGTGTTCTCAAGAAAGTCCAAGAAGGTGTCGATGTGTTCGATAGCATCTGGAACAAG GTTTATGATACGGATAATGCGAATCAGAAGGAGAAATTTGAGGCTGACTTGAAGAAGGAAATCAAGAAGCTGCAAAGGTACAGGGACCAGATCAAGACTTGGATTCAATCGAGCGAGATCAAGGATAAGAAA ATTAGTGCCTCGTATGAGCAGGCCCTggtggatgctcggaagcaaatTGAGCGTGAAATGGAAAGATTTAAGATCTGTGAGAAGGAGACTAAGACAAAAGCATTTTCTAAAGAAGGCTTGGGCCAACAACCCAAAACT GATCCGAAGGAGAAGGCTAAGTCAGAGACAAGGGATTGGTTGAACAATGTG GTTGGAGAGTTAGAATCCCAGATTGATAGTTTTGAAGCTGAGATTGAGGGGCTGTCTGTGAAGAAAGGAAAGACGAGACCACCTAGACTG ACACACTTGGAGACGTCAATTACACGACACAAAGCTCATATAATGAAGTTAGAATTGATTTTGAGACTATTGGACAATGATGAATTGAGTCCAGAGCAAGTCAATGACGTGAAAGACTTCTTGGATGATTATGTGGAACGTAATCAG GAGgactttgatgaatttgatgatgttgATGAGCTCTACAGCTCATTACCTCTAGACAAGGTGGAGTCTCTTGAAGATCTAGTTGCAATTGGCCCACTTTCCAAG GGTGGTCCAATCTTGAAGACATCTTTGGCAGCATCGTCTCAATTGCCT CAGGGTGGTTCCTCCCAGGAGCATGTTGAAGATACAGCTTCCCAGGATGGTAATTCTGATATAGCAAAGACCCCACCTCCAAAAAGTAGTACAATTAATTCTTCTGCTGCAGCAACGCCAGCTGGGAGCCATGTAACCCCTGCTCCACTGAATCTTCCACCACATAGTTTGTCTGGTGCTTCATCTCCTTCAGTTCTTCCAGATTCAAATTCTGCCCAAGGCCTCTTGGAAAGCACTGGCACCACCAATCCTCCTTCTCCTGTAAATTTGTCTAATGCTACAAAGGAAGAAGATATCACAAACTTCCCTGGCCGTAGGCCATCTCCATCCCTTGCTGATGCTGGAGTACGAGGCATTGGTAGAGGTCTATCCGGTCAGCCTTCATCTACTATACCCCTTGTTTCTGGAAGTGTGGCTTCTGGTAACGGAGCCCTTGGTGCTGTCCCTCCTGCCTCTGACATGGCAAAAAGAAATATTTTGGGAGTTGATGAGAGACTTGGGAATAGTAGCATGGGGCAATCTTTGACATCACCTATTAGTAACAGAATGATCTTGCCTCAGGCAGCCAAGGCAAATGATGGAAGTGCACCTGTTGATTCTAGTAATCCTAATGAGTCTGCTGGACTACCTGGCAGAGCATTTTCTCCTTCAATGGTTTCTGGCATGCAGTGGAGGCCTGGAAGTTCGTTTCAGAATCAAAATGAGCTG TTTCGTGGAAGAACTGAGATAGCTCCTGATATAAGGGAAAAGT TGCAACGGTTCCAGCAAGTGCAGCAGCAAGGCCATAGCAACCTGCTTAGCAGCATGTCTCCTCTTGCTGGAGGAAATCATAATCAGTTTTCTGCACAACAACAAAGCCCTCTCATGCAGCAG TTCAATCCTCAAAGCTCGTGTTTCTCTATCCCACCTGGTCTGGGACATGGTGGCCAAGCACCTGGTCTTAATAGTGTTACCTCTGCAAGCTTACAGCAGCAACCAAACTCAATCCACCAGCAGTCTGGTCAGCAGGCATTGGCAACAAGTGTTCCGAAGGATGCTG ATGTTGGCGTTGCAAAAGTTGAGGAACAACTGCAGAGTTTACCTGATGGTTCAAGTTCTGAAGCTATTCCAACTTCTGGGCTTGCCAAAAATCTCATGAATGAAGATGATTTGAAAGCTCCATATGCAATTGATTCTCCT GCTGCTGTCTCAGGCTCTTTGACGGAACCTGCTCGAAATATTAGGGATATTGATCTTTCTCCTGGACAACCCTTACAATATAACCAATCTTCTAGTGGTCTTGGTGTTATTGGCCGGAGAAGTGTTTCCGATCTTGGTGCCATTGGTGACAGCCTCAGTGGGTCAACAAATTCTGGAGGAATGCATGATCAATTATACAATATGCAGATGCTTGAGGCTGCATATTACAAAATTCCCCAACCGAAAGACTCAGAACGAGCGAGGAGCTACACTCCA AAGCACCCTGCGGCAACACCTGCTAGTTACCCTCAAGTTCAGGCACCCATAGTGAATAATCCTGCCTTCTGGGAACGCATAAGCATGGATGGATATGGCACTGGCACTGATACACTGTTTGTTGCATTTTATTATCAACAG AACACTTATCAACAATATCTAGCTGCAAAGGAGCTGAAGAAGCAATCTTGGAGATACCATAGAAAATACAACACATGGTTTCAGCGGCATGAGGAACCAAAAATTGCTACTGATGAATTTGAACAGGGAACCTATGTATACTTTGATTTTCACGTGGCAAATGATGACCACCAACATGGATG GTGTCAGAGAATCAAGACTGAGTTCATCTTTGAGTATAACTATCTGGAAGATGAACTTATAGTATAG